GCTTCGTCGGCCCGGAGGTCGAGTTTTTCGTGTTCGACGACGTCCGCTTCGACCACAACGCCCACGAGGGCTACTACCACGTCGACAGCGCCGAGGGGGAATGGACGCGGGGGCGCGACGACCAGCCGAACCTCGCCGGCACGCTGCGCCACGGCCAGGGCTACCTGCGCAGCCCCCCGGGCGACCGGCTGATGGACGTACGCAGCGAGATGATGCAGGCGATGATCCAGTGCGGCATCGACGTCGAGGCCCAGCACCACGAGGTAGCCAGCGCCGGGCAGTGCGAGATCGACATGCGCTACCAGGATCCGGTGCGGATGGCCGATCAGGTGTGCCTCTACAAGTACGTCGTCCGCAACGTCGCCAGGCGCAATGGCAAGACGGCGACGTTCATGCCCAAGCCGCTCCACGGCGACTCGGGCTCGGGGATGCACACCCACTTCTCGCTGTGGCGCGACGGGCAGCCGCTGTTTGCCGGCTCGGGCTACGCGGGCTTGTCGGACGTCGCCCTGGCGGCGATCGGCGGGATCCTCCGCCACGCCCCGGCGCTGCTGGCCCTGACCAATCCCTCCACCAACAGCTACAAGCGCCTCGTGCCCGGCCACGAGGCCCCGGTGCACCTCGCCTACTCGCAGCGCAACCGCTCGGCCGCCTGCCGGATCCCGGTGGTCTCGGCCAATCCGCGGAGCAAGCGGATCGAGTTTCGCTGCCCCGACGCGCTGGCCAATCCGTACTTCGCCTTCGCCGCGATCCTGATGGCGGCGATCGACGGCATCCAAAACAAGCTCCACCCCGGCGAGCCGTACGACGCCGATCTCTACGATCTCGCGCCGGCCCGGCAGGCGGCGCTGCCGCACGTGCCGCGGTCGCTCGACGAGGCGCTCGAGGCCCTCGAGCGCGACCACGATTTCCTCCTCCGCGGCGACGTGTTCACGCCCGACGTCATCGCCACCTGGATCGCGCACAAGCGCCGCCACGAGATTGAGCCTTTGCGCCTCCGGCCGCACCCCTATGAGTTTTGCCTGTATTACGACGCCTGAGCGGGGGGCGGGCGATGTTGGGCCGGGGGTGGGCGCGGGGTATGATTTGCTCCGACGGTCGCGGTCGCGGTCCGTTAGCCTCCGCTCGGGCTCGCCGGCCTCTGGGACTGGAATAGGCACGGTCGCTGTCGCGCGCGCGAGGGTGTCCGCGGCGGGATCGGCCCCTCGGTGCGTGAGCGGTGACGTTCCTGCATGAGTCTGCATGAGCCGGATCGACCCATGAACCAGCGCGAGCGGTGGCCGGCGGCGGTGAGGCGAGCGGCGCTGGCGGTGCTGGCGGTGCTAGTCGCCCCGGCGCTCGTCCCATCTGCCGCCCGGGGCGCCGAGCCGGTGGCGATCGAGTTTTCGCGCGACATCCAGCCGCTGCTCGCCCGGCGCTGCTACGCCTGCCACGGGCCCGACACGCAGGAAGCGGGGTTGCGGCTCGACGAGCCGACGGCCGCGATGGCGGCGCTCGATTCGGGGAGCCGGGCGATCGTGCCTGGCGACCCGGCGACCAGCGCCATCCTGGCGCGCGTTTCGTCGACCGATCCCGACCTGCGGATGCCCCCCGAGGGAGCCGCGCTGTCGGCGGCGCAGGTCGACGCGCTCCGCGGCTGGATCGCCGCCGGGGCGCCGTGGCAGGAGCACTGGGCGTTTCGCCCGCTCGTCCGCCCCGCGGTGCCCGAGCTGGCGGGCGTCGACCACCCCATCGACGCCTTCATCCGCGCCGGGCTCGAGCGCCGCGCGCTGCCCGTTCCCGCGGAGGCCGACCGGCTGGCGCTTGTGCGCCGGGTGTCGTTCGGGCTCACCGGCCTGCCGCCGTCGGAAGCGGAGCGCGAGCAGTTTCTCGCCGACATGTCCCCGGGCGCCTGGGAGCGGCTGGTCGACCGCCTCCTCGCCAGCCCGCACCACGGCGAGCACCAGGCCCGGCACTGGCTCGACCTGGTGCGCTACGCCGACACCAACAGCTTCGAGCGCGACGGCCCCAAGCCCCATTCGTGGCGCTACCGCGACTACGTGATCCGGTCGTTCAACGACGACAAGCCGTTCGACCGCTTCACGCTCGAGCAGCTCGCCGGCGACGAGCTGCCCGCGCCCACTCCCGACGACCTCGTCGCCACCGGCTACTACCGCCTCGGCCTGTGGGACGACGAGCCCGCCGATCGCCTCCAGGCGCGCTACGACTGGCTCGACGACATCGTCGCCACGACGGGGCAGGTGTGGCTCGGCCTGTCGATCAACTGCGCCCGCTGCCACGACCACAAGATCGATCCGCTGCCGCAGCGCGACTACTACGCGCTGTTGGCCTTCTTCCACAACGTCACGCCGATGGCCAACGGCGGCGACCAGATCGAGCGGGCGCTGTTCGCCGACGATGCGGCGCGGCGCGACCACGACGCGCTCGTCGCCGACCTCGAGCGCCGCCGCGGCGCCGCCCAGGCCGCCGTCACGGCGCTCGAGACGCGCTTCCGCGAGCGGCTCGCCGAGGCGGGGGGCGGCCCCGACGGGGGCGACATCGACGACCTCGCCTTCCGCTTCTACCGCGACACCTGGGACAAGCTCCCCGACTTCGACGCCCTCGAGCCCGAGGACCGCGGCACGCTCCCGGCGGGCCTGTTCGACATCGCCGCCGCGCCGTCGCTCCGCCCCGACCACTTCGGCTACGTGTTCACCGGCTTCCTCAAGGTTCCCGCCGACGGCGACTACACCTTCTCGCTCGATTCCGACGACGGCGCCCGGCTCGTGCTCGGCGGGGCGACGGTCATCGACCACGACGGGATCCACGGCGAGGGCAGTCCGCAGGTCGCCACCGTGACGCTTGCCGCCGGCCGCGTGCCGTTGCGACTCGACTATTTCCAGGGTGCCCAGGGCAAGGGGCTCTCCGTCTCCTGGTCGGGGCCGGGGTTCGTCGGCCGCCGGCTCTCGGCGCTGCCCCGGTCGGGGCGCGGCAAGAAGAAGGAGTCGGAGCTGGCGGCGGCGATCAAGGCCGACAGCGTGCGGCTCCTCGGCGACGACTGGAAGCGCGACTACGACGCCGCCGTGGCGGCGCTGGAGGTGCTCAAGAAGGAGCAGGTGCCCGTCGAGAAGGCGCTGGTGGTCAGCGAGCATGGCCGCGACGCGCCGCCGACCCACGTTTTCTACCGCGGCAATCCCCACGTTCCCCGCGACCCGGTCGAGCCGGGCGTGCCGGCGATCCTCCGCACGCAGGCCCCCGAGTTCGCACCGCTTCCCGACGGCATCTCCTCGACGGGGCGGCGCACGGCGCTGGCCCGGTGGCTCGTCTCCCCCGACAACCCGCTCACCGCGCGCGTGCTGGTCAACCGGCTCTGGCAGCACCATTTCGGCCGTGGCCTCGTGCGCTCGAGCAGCAATTTCGGGATGCTCGGCGACCCGCCGACCCACCCCGAGCTGCTCGACTGGCTGGCCAGCGAGCTGGTGGCGGGAGGCTGGAAGCTGAAGCGGATCCACCGGCTGATCGTGACCAGCGCCGCCTACCGGGCCAGTTCCCGGGCCGACACGGCGGCGCTCGCCGCCGACCCGCTCAACGACGCCCTGTGGCGCTTCGACATGCGCCGGCTCACCGCCGAGGAATTGCGCGACGCGATCCACGTCGCCAGCGGCCAGTTCAACCCGAAGATGGCCGGCCCCGGAATCTATCCCGAGATCCCCGCCGAGGTCCTCGCCACGCAGTCGCGGCCGGGAAGCGGCTGGGGCGATTCACCGCCGGAGGAACAAGCCCGGCGGAGCGTCTACGTCCACGTCAAGCGCTCGCTGCTCACGCCCCTGCTCGCCGACTTCGACGTCGCCGACACCGATACCTCCTGCCCGGTGCGCTTCGTGACCACGCAGCCGACGCAGAGCCTGGGGATGATGAACGGCGCCTTCCTCCACCGCCAGGCGCGGGCCTTCGCCGAGCGCGTGAAGCGCGAGGCCGGCGGGCCCGACGGGGCGCTGGAGCGGGCGATGGTCGGGCGCGCCATCGAGCTGGCGTTGGCGCGGCCGGCGACCGAGGCCGAGATCGACCGCGGCGTGGCCCTCGTCGATTCCCTCGAGGACCACGACGGCGTCGGCCCCGGGAGGGCGCTCGAGCTCTACTGCCTCCTGCTCCTCAACGCCAACGAGTTCTGCTACCTCGACTGACCCCGGGGCCCCACCGATGCCACACCGTCGCCAGGCGTTCTGCGGACGGACGCGCCGCGAGTTTTTCTGGGAGGCCGGCGCCTCGTTTACCGGCGTTGCGCTCGCCGGCCTGCTCGACCAGCCGTTCCTCGCGCGGCAGTCGCGCGCCGCCGACGGCGTGACGCCGTTTGCCAATCCGCTCGCCGCCAAGCCCCCGCACTTCGCCCCGAAGGCGAAGAGCGTGATCTTCCTGTTCATGTACGGCGGCCCGAGCCACGTCGACACCTTCGATCACAAGCCGAAGCTCTATGCCCTCGACGGGCAGACGATCGAGGTCAAGACGAAGGGGCGCGGCGGCGAGAAAAACCAGGGGCGGGTCGTCGGGCCGAAGTGGGATTTCCATCCCCACGGCGCGTGCGGAAAGATGGTCTCGACGCTGTTTCCCCACGTCGCACGGCACGTCGACAAGATCGCCTTCCTCCATTCGATGACGGCCGATTCGCCGATCCACGGCTCGGCGATGCTGCAGATGAACTCGGGGAAGATCCAGTCGGGCGCCCCGTGCCTCGGCTCGTGGGTCAACTACGGCCTCGGCAGCGTGAACGACAACCTCCCCGGGTTCGTCGTGATGCTCGACCCGACCGGCGGTCCGATCTCGGGGGCCAAGAACTGGTCGAGTGGCTTCATGCCCGCCACCTACCAGGGCACGATCCTCCGCAGCAAGGGAGCGCCGATCCTCGACCTCGCCCCGCCCGACGACTTCCCGCTCGCGGCCCAGCGGACGTTTCTCGACGGCCTCCGCGACCTCAACACCGCCCACCTCCTCCCGCGCGGCGACAACAGCGAACTGGCGGCGCGGATTGCCGCCTACGAGCTGGCCTGGAAGATGCAGGAGCACGCCCCGGAGGCGGTCGATCTGGCGCGCGAGACGGCCGAGACGCGCGCCCTGTACGGCCTCGACGAGCCGCGGACCGCCGACTTCGGCCGCCGCTGCCTGCTGGCGCGGCGGCTGGTCGAGCGCGGCGTGCGCTTCATCCAGCTCTACTCCGGCGGCGCCCACAACGACGACAACTGGGACGCCCACGGCGACCTGAAGAAGAACCACGACTTCCACGCCGGCAACACCGACCGCCCGATCGCGGCCCTGCTCGAAGACCTCGACCGCACCGGCCTCCTCGACGAGACGCTCGTCGTCTGGGGGGGCGAGTTCGGCCGCCAGCCGACGGCCGAATATGCCGAGGGGACCGGCCGCGACCACAATTCGTTCGGATTCACGATGTGGATGGCCGGCGGCGGCATCAAGGGGGGCGTGAGCGTCGGCGAGACCGACGAGCTCGGCTCGGCGGCGATTTCACCTGTCGAGGGGGAGAAGCCGGGGTTCCACGTCAAGCGGCTCCATGCCACGATCCTCGACCGGCTCGGCCTCGATCCCAACCGGCTGAGTTACTTCTTCGGCGGCCTCGACCAGAAGCTCGTCGGCGTCGAGCACGTGGCGCCGATCCGCGAGATCCTCGCCTGAACACGACTGCGTGAGCGTTCGATGGGGCTGCTTCGCGACATGATCCTCGCCGCGGTGCCGGCCGGCGTGAAGGCGTCGATGGAGCGCGACTCGCGCGCCTGGAAGCTCACCTGCCCGTGCGGTCACACGCGCAGCATCTGGGACATCGGCGGGATCCGCTGGAAGGCAGCGGGCGAACCGCGAAAGCTCCTCCGCTGCCCGGCCTGCGGGAACCTCCGCTGGCACCGCACCCACTGGCAGCCGGAGGGGCGAGGGGGGGCCGCCCTTCGACGCGGGCCGGGCGCTCGTCAATAGTGGTAGCGCAGCTGGGCGATCACGAGAGCGTCACCGTCGACCGTGTAGACCATGCGGTGCTCGTCGTCGATGCGCCGCGACCAGTACCCGGCGAGCGCGAACTTCAACGGCTCGGGTTTCCCGGTGCCCGTGAACGGCGTCCGGGACGCCTCGCGGATCAGGGCATTGATCCTGGCGAGCCGTTTCCTGTCGGTCTTCTGCCAGTGGAGATAGTCGTCCCACGCCTCCTCCGCGAAGACCAGCCTCACTCGGCGAGCCTCCGCGCCTTGCCCTTGCCGCGCCTGAGGCTGGCGATCGCGGCCAGGAGCCGACGGGCATTGGCGGGAGCGCGGAGGAGATAGGCCGTCTCCTCGAGGGCTTTGTAGTCGTCGAGCGACATCATCACCACGGACTGCTCGCCGTTCCTCGTGATGATCAGCGGTTCGTGGTCGGCACACACCCGGTCCATGGTGTGGGCCAAGTGGGCGCGGGCGGCGGTGTACGTGATCGTGTCGATGGCCCAGTCTCCGGTATGTACGTCTTACTGTACATTCCCGGTCCCGCTCGGTACAGAGAGGATCGGGAGCGGGAATCCCCGGGCGCGTCCGGCTCGCGGCCAGTGAACGAGGTGCTCGGGCCGCCGGACGCGGCCGACGGCGATCCGGGAAACCCGCGGCGTTTCCCGCGGTAGCCCGAGTGGAAACCGGCCGCGGAGGGCACTGTCCGAGGAAGGCGAGCGGTCGACGACGGCAAAGGAATCCGTCTCGGGGTGGCAACGGCGGACGCTCATGGGTAGACTTTTGTTCATGTCTCCGCGGGGAGCGAGTCCTTCGCCCCGATCGGCCTAGTCGCCGCCACATGCACGAGGCCCCCGATGGTT
The genomic region above belongs to Planctomycetota bacterium and contains:
- the glnA gene encoding type I glutamate--ammonia ligase, whose product is MKPREVLALCREKEVKAVDLRFADFLGAWQHVTIPVGKLDEDVFEDGLGFSGSSLTGWQSIHESDMLLVPVPETAVVDPFAALPTLAMICSIQDPITREDYPRDPRHVARKATNYLRGTGIADTCFVGPEVEFFVFDDVRFDHNAHEGYYHVDSAEGEWTRGRDDQPNLAGTLRHGQGYLRSPPGDRLMDVRSEMMQAMIQCGIDVEAQHHEVASAGQCEIDMRYQDPVRMADQVCLYKYVVRNVARRNGKTATFMPKPLHGDSGSGMHTHFSLWRDGQPLFAGSGYAGLSDVALAAIGGILRHAPALLALTNPSTNSYKRLVPGHEAPVHLAYSQRNRSAACRIPVVSANPRSKRIEFRCPDALANPYFAFAAILMAAIDGIQNKLHPGEPYDADLYDLAPARQAALPHVPRSLDEALEALERDHDFLLRGDVFTPDVIATWIAHKRRHEIEPLRLRPHPYEFCLYYDA
- a CDS encoding DUF1553 domain-containing protein encodes the protein MNQRERWPAAVRRAALAVLAVLVAPALVPSAARGAEPVAIEFSRDIQPLLARRCYACHGPDTQEAGLRLDEPTAAMAALDSGSRAIVPGDPATSAILARVSSTDPDLRMPPEGAALSAAQVDALRGWIAAGAPWQEHWAFRPLVRPAVPELAGVDHPIDAFIRAGLERRALPVPAEADRLALVRRVSFGLTGLPPSEAEREQFLADMSPGAWERLVDRLLASPHHGEHQARHWLDLVRYADTNSFERDGPKPHSWRYRDYVIRSFNDDKPFDRFTLEQLAGDELPAPTPDDLVATGYYRLGLWDDEPADRLQARYDWLDDIVATTGQVWLGLSINCARCHDHKIDPLPQRDYYALLAFFHNVTPMANGGDQIERALFADDAARRDHDALVADLERRRGAAQAAVTALETRFRERLAEAGGGPDGGDIDDLAFRFYRDTWDKLPDFDALEPEDRGTLPAGLFDIAAAPSLRPDHFGYVFTGFLKVPADGDYTFSLDSDDGARLVLGGATVIDHDGIHGEGSPQVATVTLAAGRVPLRLDYFQGAQGKGLSVSWSGPGFVGRRLSALPRSGRGKKKESELAAAIKADSVRLLGDDWKRDYDAAVAALEVLKKEQVPVEKALVVSEHGRDAPPTHVFYRGNPHVPRDPVEPGVPAILRTQAPEFAPLPDGISSTGRRTALARWLVSPDNPLTARVLVNRLWQHHFGRGLVRSSSNFGMLGDPPTHPELLDWLASELVAGGWKLKRIHRLIVTSAAYRASSRADTAALAADPLNDALWRFDMRRLTAEELRDAIHVASGQFNPKMAGPGIYPEIPAEVLATQSRPGSGWGDSPPEEQARRSVYVHVKRSLLTPLLADFDVADTDTSCPVRFVTTQPTQSLGMMNGAFLHRQARAFAERVKREAGGPDGALERAMVGRAIELALARPATEAEIDRGVALVDSLEDHDGVGPGRALELYCLLLLNANEFCYLD
- a CDS encoding DUF1501 domain-containing protein is translated as MPHRRQAFCGRTRREFFWEAGASFTGVALAGLLDQPFLARQSRAADGVTPFANPLAAKPPHFAPKAKSVIFLFMYGGPSHVDTFDHKPKLYALDGQTIEVKTKGRGGEKNQGRVVGPKWDFHPHGACGKMVSTLFPHVARHVDKIAFLHSMTADSPIHGSAMLQMNSGKIQSGAPCLGSWVNYGLGSVNDNLPGFVVMLDPTGGPISGAKNWSSGFMPATYQGTILRSKGAPILDLAPPDDFPLAAQRTFLDGLRDLNTAHLLPRGDNSELAARIAAYELAWKMQEHAPEAVDLARETAETRALYGLDEPRTADFGRRCLLARRLVERGVRFIQLYSGGAHNDDNWDAHGDLKKNHDFHAGNTDRPIAALLEDLDRTGLLDETLVVWGGEFGRQPTAEYAEGTGRDHNSFGFTMWMAGGGIKGGVSVGETDELGSAAISPVEGEKPGFHVKRLHATILDRLGLDPNRLSYFFGGLDQKLVGVEHVAPIREILA
- a CDS encoding Txe/YoeB family addiction module toxin, which gives rise to MRLVFAEEAWDDYLHWQKTDRKRLARINALIREASRTPFTGTGKPEPLKFALAGYWSRRIDDEHRMVYTVDGDALVIAQLRYHY
- a CDS encoding type II toxin-antitoxin system prevent-host-death family antitoxin, with translation MDTITYTAARAHLAHTMDRVCADHEPLIITRNGEQSVVMMSLDDYKALEETAYLLRAPANARRLLAAIASLRRGKGKARRLAE